A single region of the Malus sylvestris chromosome 8, drMalSylv7.2, whole genome shotgun sequence genome encodes:
- the LOC126631277 gene encoding trans-Golgi network-localized SYP41-interacting protein 1-like isoform X7 has protein sequence MGRKGDDKISSSELDRSVESFSSQAPSINEQTDKVDEVSDREVELAGDRSVALSEIDRTAETFPDLESSMGERIGKADESSLSTGATMSDGLPVFALALPEADGSLVVSAAMDDRQETEDVPGSYFEEKSEVQFGSGFGQGGEEHRALLEDHHQKHPLGGLESPPGTNMVLPDKGWTASPVVDASSISLSQLTEVVRRLSEEEFRVLIKSVESVSSASQGTTNLIVPEHGFLELFEQLKEELVLTHLTKDISDLQLVQQSEMQVEFDCQRDQLLDETSLLRASLNEVREKNQCLAEELAGCRCELQAVASGKEELQDQLQTARAEVEEFSARATESLSSLERSKQDLLILSAELADCKSLVAALQVENEKLNGSIVLSDEDRKKLVEQNDCYLHEKEKLSAELVDGKSFVEALQDQISSLSGSLSSVTEERKKYEEEKEHLSSENDKLAIEVADSKNTVLALQVENSNLNGILSMVTEESKKLEEEKNHLFYENEKLAIELAASKNLALDLQVKNEKLNGNLVLVTEVRKKLEEEKDYSAHEIERFSSEILVLQERLSAEHEEHMRFVVDLNETTTRLEQLSEENIFLTSSLDTLKAKMKEVDTSGIKIASQAGEDGDQVELSEVRSRRHEIENEKYHQVPGMEDSEGSFIMVEKPSSDGGGGSPVLNLGREVFDDSVGFVALKGRMEEAEKMMNKLVQEIEGICSRSELLNRSGDKVSTPPVSKLIQAFESKVHLDEHDVEERGLTDNQSPADSIASVREQTGNLRALFEQLLLDAANASELLKEERDGRRTANATFGEMKYQYEDLEEHSKKLEATNIELCVLYEALEQHRGSIETRNSELLVLCESLRLKVTNLEAENLEVGRKLHRYESRIDQLQSQLHDLHLSSNDIVSQISDQLENFHKEAAERVLILEQHWNSTLAPVVEAIGKLGESIGSFSTTTPISHDCLDTSHFVASVYDAITVIEDLKVKLKSSQTDREAICILHKEVNEKCDDLHVKNELASDMLHKLYSNLSKLLRVLHGSIDESEMNLKNEKLPHPLDYSIYETIIEQLENFLSEGLQLQSVNKKLNSELMVRTEEFEELKQRCLDSSAIQKLIEDIEGVLEVENAEFQADKMLASRLESLVSCLVQKYKDADAQVGLSKEGFQSKVMESTSMQEEIQQLNASFFQLESETIVLRESLRQVEEALLVARSELQEKLYELEQSEQRVSSLREKLSIAVSKGKGLIVQRDGLKQSLAEKASELERFLQELQLKDSRLLEVETKLKAYSEAGERVEALESELSYIRNSATALRESFLLKDSVLQRIEEILEDLDLPEHFHSRDIIEKIDWLARSVTGNTFPQTDSDQKSSAGGGSSDAGFVVMDSWKDDVQPSSDSSDDFKRKYDELQSKFYGLVEQNEMLEQSLMERNNLVQRWEELLDRIDMPSHLRSLEPEDRIEWLRKELSEVQGDNMSLQQQVVNLESHCVTLTADLEDSRRRTSDLEEDLQTFIDERNNLSQRLELLINDHDKLSAKAAGFELENEKLQEEVSDLQENVAKLRGIEKQILSLEDDIRRLQGLVTDALQDPGTNSEYSGESSIECFEGLLNKLLENYATLSSEKPVFGVAADGIHTENSEAMVVEARSASTPDTAESDTVALKKELEEVQREILDVKEERDGYVEKQRSLACELEVLDKKVNELQGLLNQEEQKSASVREKLNVAVRKGKQLVQQRDSLKQNIDEINSEVECLRSETKIGEGKLAEYEQKFRDLSAYPGRVEALESESLFLRNCLKEAENNLQEKGNTLSLIINILGNIDVAEDDNSGDPVVKLEQIGKMCCDLRANMASSEQEARKSKRASDLLLAELNEVQERNDGLQEELAKSASELAIISKERDLAEAAKLEALSRLEMVSTAHSEERKHQFSEFSGLKSGVDQLRKGFHDVSSLLAGIFHQDLVFLHNLESGIDSCLKSSSATYVVDVPPFTTSSGFITSKSDKENFISTNSWSDSNMHGQFDDSFIIEIFTYVRHYLQELVMEIGVLKEKLDEHSISLHEKASSVSKSMAIVRGELTSKNESFEALKRDLLHVERVEKEKDNELLFLRRNIALLFEACTGSVMEMDRRKAELVGNGWSAGEQGMRLKLANYSEDGLSFSGEDRFRSEECVRSVTDRLLSTVSDFGSLTTEIVEGSQKELKITISKLQKELQEKDIQKERICMELVSQIKQAEAAATSYSTDLQSSKSLVHDLEKRIEVMKGERNLLEQRVNELEDGRATSTELQERVRSLTDVIAAKDQEIEDLMQALDEEEVQMQGRTSRIKELEKVVEQKNLDLENLETSRGKVMKRLSITVSKFDELHHLSASLLGEVEKLQSQLQERDDEISFLRQEVTRCTNDVLVASQTSNKRSSEEIHELLTWFDMNIALVGLHNGDQNSDQVSDYKEIFKKKVDSVISELGDLRTVAQSKDTLLQAERSKVEELTRKGETLEKSLHEKESRLNLLDSVEDSGRGTSSTSEIVEVEPAKNNWAKAGTSIAPQVRSLRKGNNDQVAIAIDMDSGSSSRLEDEEDDKVHGFKSLTTSRIVPRFTRPVANMVDGLWVSCDRTLMRKPVLRLGIILYWAVLHALLATFAI, from the exons ATGGGGCGTAAAGGAGATGACAAGATTTCTTCATCTGAGCTTGATAGAAGTGTTGAAAGTTTCTCTAGCCAAGCACCTTCCATAAATGAGCAAACTGATAAAGTGGATGAAGTATCTGATCGAGAAGTGGAACTTGCAGGAGATAGAAGTGTAGCTCTGTCTGAGATTGATAGAACTGCTGAAACTTTCCCTGATCTCGAGTCGTCCATGGGTGAACGGATTGGCAAGGCAGATGAATCATCTCTGTCAACTGGTGCAACCATGTCTGATGGACTCCCAGTATTTGCTTTAGCTCTACCTGAGGCAGATGGATCTTTGGTTGTTAGTGCTGCTATGGATGACCGGCAGGAAACAGAAGATGTTCCAGGCTCTTATTTTGAAGAAAAGTCCGAGGTGCAATTTGGATCTGGTTTTGGGCAAGGTGGGGAAGAACATAGGGCCCTTCTGGAGGATCATCATCAGAAACATCCATTGGGTGGGCTTGAAAGTCCTCCAGGAACCAATATGGTGCTTCCAGATAAAGGATGGACTGCGTCTCCTGTTGTGGATGCCAGCTCAATCAGTCTCTCACAGCTCACAGAAGTAGTTAGGAGGCTTAGTGAAGAAGAGTTCAGGGTTCTTATTAAGTCAGTTGAATCAGTTTCTAGTGCATCTCAGGGGACTACCAATTTGATTGTGCCAGAACATGGATTTCTGGAATTGTTTGAGCAACTTAAAGAAGAATTGGTTCTCACACATTTGACAAAAGATATCAGTGACTTGCAGCTTGTGCAGCAGTCTGAGATGCAAGTGGAGTTTGATTGCCAACGTGATCAGTTACTTGATGAAACATCTCTTCTTCGTGCTTCACTAAATGAAGTCCGTGAGAAGAACCAATGCCTTGCTGAAGAGCTTGCAGGGTGCAGATGTGAACTCCAGGCTGTTGCTAGTGGGAAGGAGGAGCTCCAAGACCAACTTCAAACTGCGAGGGCAGAGGTAGAAGAATTTTCTGCTAGAGCAACTGAGTCGCTTAGCAGCCTGGAAAGGTCGAAGCAGGATTTGTTGATCCTGTCAGCTGAGTTAGCTGACTGCAAGTCTTTGGTGGCAGCTTTACAGGTGGAAAATGAGAAATTAAATGGGAGTATTGTTTTGTCGGATGAAGATAGAAAGAAACTTGTTGAGCAAAATGATTGTTATCTTCACGAGAAGGAGAAGCTTTCAGCAGAGTTAGTTGATGGAAAAAGTTTTGTGGAAGCTCTACAGGATCAAATATCCAGCTTAAGTGGGAGTCTGAGTTCTGTAacagaagagagaaagaagtatgaggaggagaaggagcatCTTTCCTCTGAGAATGACAAACTTGCTATAGAAGTGGCTGACAGTAAGAACACAGTATTGGCTTTGCAGGTAGAAAATAGCAACTTGAATGGAATCCTTTCTATGGTTACAGAGGAGAGTAAGAAGCTTGAGGAAGAGAAGAATCATCTTTTCTATGAGAATGAGAAACTTGCAATAGAATTGGCTGCCAGTAAGAATTTAGCATTGGATTTGCaggtaaaaaatgaaaaattgaatggaAACCTTGTTTTGGTTACAGAGGTGAGAAAGAAGCTcgaggaggagaaggattatTCTGCCCACGAGATTGAGAGATTTTCTTCCGAaattcttgttcttcaagagcgGTTATCTGCCGAACATGAAGAACATATGAGGTTTGTGGTTGACCTAAATGAAACAACGACACGCCTTGAACAACTCTCCGAAGAAAATATCTTTCTCACTAGCAGTCTGGACACACTTAAAGCTAAGATGAAAGAGGTTGATACCAGTGGAATCAAAATTGCATCCCAAGCTGGGGAAGATGGGGATCAAGTTGAACTTTCAGAAGTGCGGAGCAGGAggcatgaaattgaaaatgaaaaatatcacCAAGTTCCTGGGATGGAAGATAGTGAAGGCTCCTTTATTATGGTGGAAAAACCTTCATCTGATGGCGGTGGAGGTTCACCAGTTCTGAATCTTGGGAGGGAAGTTTTTGATGATTCCGTTGGGTTTGTAGCACTAAAGGGACGCATGGAAGAGGCAGAGAAAATGATGAACAAACTTGTACAGGAAATTGAAGGCATCTGCTCTCGTTCAGAATTGTTGAATAGGTCAGGTGATAAAGTCTCCACTCCTCCAGTCTCAAAACTGATTCAAGCCTTCGAGTCAAAGGTGCACCTTGATGAACATGATGTGGAGGAACGAGGTCTAACTGACAATCAATCACCAGCAGATTCAATTGCGTCAGTAAGAGAGCAAACTGGAAACTTGAGAGCATTATTTGAGCAGTTGCTTCTGGATGCTGCAAATGCCAGTGAACTGCTCAAGGAGGAACGAGATGGTAGGAGAACTGCTAATGCTACATTCGGAGAGATGAAGTATCAGTATGAAGACTTGGAGGAACATAGCAAGAAATTGGAAGCTACCAATATTGAGCTTTGTGTCCTATATGAAGCTTTAGAACAACATAGGGGCAGCATTGAAACAAGGAACAGTGAGCTTTTGGTTCTCTGTGAGTCCTTAAGACTAAAAGTTACTAATCTCGAAGCTGAAAACTTGGAAGTTGGAAGAAAGCTACATAGATATGAATCAAGAATTGATCAATTGCAGAGTCAATTGCATGATTTACATCTGAGTTCAAATGACATAGTATCTCAGATCTCTGATCAGTTAGAAAATTTTCACAAGGAAgcggcagagagggttttgATACTTGAGCAGCATTGGAATTCCACTCTCGCTCCTGTTGTTGAAGCGATTGGAAAGCTTGGTGAGTCTATTGGGAGTTTCAGCACAACTACACCAATTTCTCATGATTGTTTGGACACAAGTCATTTCGTTGCTTCTGTTTATGATGCCATCACTGttattgaagatttgaaggtaaaacttaaaaGCTCTCAAACAGACCGTGAGGCTATATGTATTTTACATAAAGAAGTGAATGAGAAATGTGACGATCTCCATGTAAAGAATGAATTGGCCAGTGATATGCTGCACAAGTTGTACAGCAACCTTAGCAAACTTCTTAGAGTTTTGCATGGGTCTATAGATGAAAGTGAGATGAACCTGAAAAATGAAAAGCTTCCTCATCCTCTGGATTATAGTATTTATGAAACCATCATAGAACAGCTGGAGAATTTTCTGAGTGAGGGACTGCAACTCCAATCTGTTAACAAGAAGCTAAATTCAGAGTTGATGGTTAGAACAGaagaatttgaggaattgaaaCAAAGATGCCTGGATTCAAGTGCTATTCAGAAGTTAATAGAAGATATTGAAGGTGTGCTAGAAGTGGAAAATGCTGAGTTTCAAGCAGATAAAATGCTTGCTTCACGCTTGGAATCATTGGTATCGTGTCTTGTTCAGAAGTACAAGGATGCTGATGCTCAGGTAGGCTTATCTAAAGAAGGTTTTCAATCCAAGGTGATGGAATCTACTTCAATGCAGGAAGAAATACAGCAGTTAAATGCCTCGTTTTTTCAGCTTGAAAGTGAAACCATTGTCCTCAGGGAAAGTTTACGTCAGGTTGAGGAAGCCCTTCTTGTTGCTCGTTCTGAGTTACAAGAGAAATTATATGAACTTGAACAATCGGAGCAGCGGGTGTCTTCCCTGAGAGAGAAGCTTAGCATTGCTGTCTCCAAGGGGAAAGGCTTGATTGTCCAGCGAGATGGTCTCAAGCAGTCCCTTGCAGAGAAAGCTAGTGAACTGGAAAGATTCTTACAGGAGCTGCAATTGAAAGATTCCAGGCTTCTTGAGGTTGAAACAAAGCTCAAGGCATATTCAGAAGCTGGTGAGCGTGTGGAAGCTCTGGAATCTGAGCTTTCATACATTCGCAATTCTGCTACTGCATTAAGAGAATCATTCCTTCTCAAAGACTCTGTCCTTCAGAGAATAGAAGAGATTTTAGAAGACCTTGATCTGCCAGAGCATTTTCATTCGAGAGATATTATTGAAAAGATCGATTGGCTGGCCAGGTCAGTTACTGGTAATACTTTTCCTCAGACAGATTCAGATCAGAAGAGTTCTGCTGGAGGAGGTTCATCTGATGCTGGTTTTGTTGTTATGGATTCCTGGAAAGATGATGTACAGCCAAGTTCAGATTCCAGTGAtgatttcaaaagaaaatatgaTGAACTTCAAAGTAAGTTCTATGGGTTGGTTGAACAGAATGAAATGTTAGAGCAATCTTTAATGGAAAGGAACAACTTAGTCCAGAGATGGGAGGAACTTTTAGACAGGATTGATATGCCATCGCATCTGCGGTCCTTGGAGCCGGAGGATAGGATTGAGTGGTTAAGAAAAGAACTTTCGGAGGTGCAGGGTGATAATATGTCTCTCCAGCAGCAGGTTGTTAACCTTGAGAGCCATTGTGTAACGCTGACTGCTGATTTGGAAGACTCAAGAAGGAGAACATCTGACCTTGAGGAAGACCTTCAAACATTTATTGATGAGAGAAATAATCTTTCTCAAAGATTGGAGCTTCTGATCAATGATCATGATAAACTTTCAGCCAAGGCAGCTGGGTTTGAGCTTGAGAATGAAAAACTGCAGGAGGAAGTTTCTGATTTGCAGGAGAATGTAGCCAAGCTGCGTGGGATTGAGAAGCAAATTCTCAGCTTAGAAGATGACATAAGAAGATTGCAGGGTCTGGTTACTGATGCATTACAGGATCCTGGAACAAATTCAGAGTATTCTGGTGAAAGCAGCATTGAGTGCTTCGAAGGGTTACTGAATAAGCTTTTAGAGAATTATGCAACTCTTTCCTCAGAAAAACCAGTGTTTGGGGTTGCAGCCGATGGTATTCATACTGAAAATTCTGAAGCAATGGTTGTTGAAGCGAGAAGCGCAAGTACACCTGATACTGCTGAATCAGATACAGTTGCTTTGAAGAAAGAGTTGGAGGAGGTTCAACGTGAAATTTTGGAtgtgaaggaggagagagatggATATGTGGAGAAGCAACGGTCTTTGGCTTGTGAGTTAGAAGTGCTAGATAAAAAAGTGAATGAGTTGCAAGGGCTTCTTAATCAGGAGGAGCAGAAGTCAGCTTCTGTTAGAGAGAAGTTAAACGTTGCAGTTAGAAAAGGAAAGCAATTGGTACAACAGCGTGACAGTCTGAAACAAAATATTGATGAGATCAATTCTGAGGTGGAATGCTTGAGATCTGAGACCAAGATAGGCGAAGGTAAACTTGCAGAATATGAACAAAAGTTCAGGGATTTGTCTGCTTATCCAGGGAGGGTAGAAGCCCTAGAGTCTGAGAGTTTATTCTTGCGGAATTGTTTGAAAGAAGCTGAGAACAATTTGCAGGAGAAAGGAAATACTTTGAGCTTAATCATAAATATTCTAGGAAACATTGATGTTGCAGAGGATGATAATTCTGGTGATCCAGTTGTTAAGTTAGAACAAATCGGGAAAATGTGCTGTGATTTGCGTGCGAATATGGCTTCTTCAGAACAAGAAGCTAGGAAATCAAAAAGAGCATCAGACCTACTCCTTGCAGAACTGAATGAGGTTCAAGAGAGAAATGATGGTCTCCAGGAAGAACTAGCAAAATCTGCGAGTGAACTTGCTATAATCTCCAAGGAAAGGGATCTTGCAGAGGCCGCCAAGCTCGAAGCTCTTTCACGTCTTGAAATGGTTTCTACTGCTCACTCTgaggaaagaaaacaccaatTTTCTGAATTTTCAGGACTAAAGTCTGGTGTAGATCAACTTAGGAAGGGGTTTCATGATGTTAGTAGTTTATTGGCTGGTATTTTTCACCAGGACTTGGTATTTTTGCACAACCTGGAGTCTGGTATTGATTCCTGCCTCAAATCAAGCAGTGCTACTTATGTGGTTGATGTGCCCCCTTTCACTACAAGCAGTGGATTCATCACAAGCAAATCAGACAAG GAGAACTTTATTTCTACAAATTCTTGGTCAGACTCCAACATGCATGGCCAATTTGATGACAGTTTTATAATTGAAATCTTTACTTACGTAAGGCATTATCTGCAAGAACTCGTGATGGAGATTGGTGTGCTTAAAGAAAAATTAGATGAACACTCAATTTCATTACATGAAAAAGCTAGCAGTGTATCTAAATCAATGGCAATTGTTCGTGGAGAATTAACTTCCAAAAATGAGTCATTTGAAGCCTTGAAGAGAGACTTGTTGCATGTGGAAAGagttgaaaaggaaaaggaCAATGAGCTTCTTTTCTTGCGCCGAAATATTGCCTTGCTTTTTGAAGCATGCACTGGTTCAGTTATGGAAATGGACAGAAGAAAAGCTGAATTGGTTGGAAATGGTTGGTCTGCTGGAGAACAAGGGATGAGATTGAAATTAGCAAATTATTCTGAGGATGGACTTTCATTTAGTGGAGAAGACCGGTTTCGCTCTGAGGAATGTGTCAGGAGTGTGACAGACAGGCTATTGTCAACTGTGAGTGATTTTGGTTCTCTGACAACGGAAATTGTGGAAGGTAGCCAAAAGGAGTTGAAGATTACCATTTCAAAGTTGCAGAAAGAGCTTCAGGAGAAGGACATTCAAAAGGAAAGGATTTGCATGGAGCTTGTAAGTCAAATCAAGCAAGCTGAAGCAGCTGCAACAAGTTACTCAACGGATCTTCAATCTTCAAAATCTTTGGTGCATGATTTGGAGAAACGGATAGAAGTGATGAAGGGTGAACGTAACTTATTAGAGCAGAGAGTGAATGAATTAGAAGATGGCCGTGCTACTTCTACCGAGTTACAAGAGAGGGTCAGATCACTGACTGATGTGATTGCTGCTAAAGATCAAG AAATTGAGGACCTAATGCAAGCACTTGATGAGGAGGAGGTGCAGATGCAAGGTCGCACTTCCAGGATTAAGGAACTGGAAAAGGTTGTGGAACAAAAGAACTTAGATTTGGAGAACCTTGAAACTTCCCGCGGGAAGGTTATGAAAAGGCTTTCCATCACTGTGAGTAAGTTTGATGAACTACATCATCTGTCTGCAAGCCTCCTTGGTGAGGTGGAAAAGCTCCAATCACAGTTGCAAGAACGGGATGATGAGATATCCTTCTTAAGGCAAGAGGTCACTAGGTGCACAAATGATGTTCTTGTTGCATCACAAACCAGCAACAAGAGAAGTTCAGAAGAGATCCATGAGTTATTAACATGGTTTGACATGAATATTGCTCTGGTTGGGCTGCACAATGGGGATCAGAACAGTGATCAAGTTTCTGACTACAAGGAAATATTCAAGAAAAAGGTTGATTCTGTTATTTCAGAATTGGGGGATCTACGAACTGTGGCTCAAAGCAAGGATACACTGTTGCAAGCAGAAAGGAGTAAGGTAGAAGAATTAACACGCAAAGGAGAAACTCTTGAGAAGTCTTTACATGAGAAGGAATCACGGCTAAATTTGCTTGACAGTGTGGAAGATTCTGGTCGGGGAACTAGCAGCACCTCTGAAATTGTTGAGGTCGAGCCTGCG aaaaacaatTGGGCGAAAGCTGGGACCTCCATTGCACCTCAAGTCCGTAGTTTGCGCAAGGGCAATAATGACCAAGTTGCAATTGCCATAGATATGGATTCTGGGAGCAGTAGTAGGTTGGAAGATGAAGAGGATGATAAAG TTCATGGTTTCAAGTCACTCACGACTTCAAGAATTGTTCCAAGATTTACTAGACCCGTGGCTAACATGGTTGATGGCCTTTG GGTATCTTGTGATCGGACTCTAATGCGGAAACCTGTTTTACGGCTTGGCATTATATTATATTGGGCTGTACTGCATGCGCTTCTTGCAACTTTTGCAATTTGA